Within the Flavobacterium sp. CG_23.5 genome, the region TTTGTTTTATCGAGAACAATGCCGCTCACTTTTGTTTGCGCAAAAATGTCATTCGCAAAGACGAATAAAAAAAGCAGACTTAATATTAGGATTTTTTTCATAATTGTAAAAAAAAACTTCATCAAATTTTCTTATGATGAAGTTTCTTTAGTATTGTTATTGATTATTTGTACATTACTTTTTTTACCGCCTTTATAACATCGGCTGAATTTGGCAACCATTCTTTCAGTAATACTGGAGAGTAAGGCGCTGGCGTATCAGCCGTGGTGATTCTTTGAATTGGCGCATCAAGAAAATCAAAAGCACGTTCTTGAACGATGTATGCAATCTCCGATGAAACACTTGCAAAAGGCCAAGCCTCTTCAAGAATTACCAATCGATTTGTTTTCTTAACCGAAGTTAAAATCGTTTCATGATCCATAGGACGAACGGTTCTTAAATCGATAATCTCACAAGAAATTCCTTCTTTCGCTAATTCGTCGGCAGCAATATAAGCTTCTTTGATTATTTTTCCGAAAGACACAATCGTAACATCAGTTCCGGCACGTTTAATATCTGCAACACCAAGCGGTATTAAATATTCACCGTCTGGAACTTCTCCTTTGTCCCCATACATTTGCTCTGATTCCATGAAAATGACAGGATCATTATCGCGAATTGCAGCTTTCAAAAGTCCTTTGGCATCATAAACGTTAGAGGGAACCACAACTTTAAGACCTGGCGTATTCGCAAACCAGTTTTCTAAAGCTTGTGAGTGAGTCGCTCCTAATTGTCCTGCTGAAGCGGTTGGCCCACGAAAAACGATAGGCACATTAAATTGTCCACCAGTCATCTGACGCATTTTCGCCGCATTATTTATAATTTGATCAATTCCCACTAAACAGAAATTGAATGTCATATATTCTACAATTGGACGACACCCGTTCATCGCTGATCCTACTGCAATACCAGTAAAACCAAGCTCAGCGATTGGAGTATCAATAACTCTTTTTTCGCCAAATTCAGCAAGCATTCCTTTGGATGCTTTGTACGCACCATTATATTCAGCAACTTCTTCACCCATTAAGTATATGGACTCATCCAGACGCATTTCTTCACTCATCGCTTCGCAAATGGCCTCTCTAAATTGTATAGTTCTCATAGTTGTATATTGTACGTGTGTAATTTTCGAAAAGCAAAAATAAATATTTAAAATCACTTAAATGCATAAATCACTTTAAAATAATCACGAGCTATTTCCGGCTAACCGCTATATCTTCTTGCAGTCTAGTCCTAAAAAACTAGACTGCAAGAAGGATGCCGCTTTTATTCGGGCTACGAAATCGATGTAATACAGAAGAAATCCTTTTGTCAGTAATAATTACATTTGTTGAAGGGGCAAATCGAACGATTAAATTCCAGTTCATTTATTTTTTTTAACAATCCTTATCTTCACTAAAATAACTAAACGATTATCTACCAAAAGCTGTCTTCGTTAACCCAATAGCTAAATCTCGCTACCTAATTCCCGAAATCGTAATAGTTTAGGTAAAAAATATTATGCATGCATAGTATATATTCGAATTATTATTCTAATTTTGTAACAGCGATTAAGAAAATTAAATCTATAATTATGAAAATATTAGTTTGCATCAGTCACGTTCCTGATACTACTTCAAAAATCAACTTCATCAACGGAGACTCTGAATTTGATACAAATGGAGTACAATTTGTAATTAATCCAAATGATGAATTTGGTTTAACACGTGCTATTTGGTTCCAAGAACAACAAGGCGCAACAGTTACTGTTGTCAACGTTGGGGGACCAGA harbors:
- a CDS encoding pyruvate dehydrogenase complex E1 component subunit beta is translated as MTHVQYTTMRTIQFREAICEAMSEEMRLDESIYLMGEEVAEYNGAYKASKGMLAEFGEKRVIDTPIAELGFTGIAVGSAMNGCRPIVEYMTFNFCLVGIDQIINNAAKMRQMTGGQFNVPIVFRGPTASAGQLGATHSQALENWFANTPGLKVVVPSNVYDAKGLLKAAIRDNDPVIFMESEQMYGDKGEVPDGEYLIPLGVADIKRAGTDVTIVSFGKIIKEAYIAADELAKEGISCEIIDLRTVRPMDHETILTSVKKTNRLVILEEAWPFASVSSEIAYIVQERAFDFLDAPIQRITTADTPAPYSPVLLKEWLPNSADVIKAVKKVMYK